In a single window of the Nitrospira sp. genome:
- a CDS encoding aspartate 1-decarboxylase: MFRQMLRSKIHRATVTGAHLEYEGSLTIDQDLLEAAGILPYEAIVCSNLNNGERFMTYAINGVRGRGEIILNGPTARKAAVGDQIIIFCYEYYGEEEIRKHVPKIVRVNEKNRIVTVS; encoded by the coding sequence ATGTTTCGACAAATGTTACGTTCAAAGATTCATCGTGCGACGGTGACGGGAGCCCATCTCGAGTATGAGGGGAGTTTGACGATCGACCAAGACTTGCTGGAGGCAGCGGGGATTCTCCCGTATGAGGCCATCGTCTGCTCGAATCTGAATAATGGGGAACGATTCATGACGTACGCCATCAATGGTGTGCGTGGGAGGGGTGAAATCATTTTAAACGGCCCTACGGCTAGGAAAGCAGCAGTGGGGGACCAGATCATCATCTTTTGTTACGAGTATTATGGTGAAGAAGAAATCAGGAAACACGTGCCCAAGATCGTGCGCGTGAATGAAAAAAATCGAATTGTGACGGTCAGCTAA